One genomic window of Quercus lobata isolate SW786 chromosome 9, ValleyOak3.0 Primary Assembly, whole genome shotgun sequence includes the following:
- the LOC115960885 gene encoding protein ORANGE-GREEN, chloroplastic, whose protein sequence is MIRVLAVSYPINPPCPYGVHNWTSSRFPHVKPNLNSRSWRSRASSDADSSSSSSSSFAPSIDSDSTDKNATGFCIIEGPETVQDFAKMELQEIQDNIRSRRNKIFSHMEEVRRLRIQQRIRNAELGILKEVQENELPNFPSFIPFLPPLTSENLKQYYASCFSLIAGIIIFGGLLAPTLELKLGIGGTSYEDFIRSMHLPMQLSQVDPIVASFSGGAVGVISALMVVEINNVKQQEHKRCKYCLGTGYLACARCSSTGALLLIEPVSTISGRDQPLSPPKTERCSNCSGSGKVMCPTCLCTGMAMASEHDPRIDPFD, encoded by the exons ATGATCCGAGTATTGGCGGTGTCGTATCCTATAAACCCGCCGTGTCCGTACGGTGTCCATAACTGGACTAGCAGTAGATTTCCTCATGTAAAGCCTAATCTCAACTCCAGATCATGGCGATCCAGAGCCTCCTCCGATGCCgactcttcttcctcttcttcttcttcttttgctccTTCCATCGACTCCGATTCTACTGACAAAAACGCCACCGG ATTCTGTATAATAGAAGGGCCTGAAACGGTCCAAGATTTCGCCAAAATGGAACTGCAAGAAATTCAAGACAACATTCGGAGTCGTCGCAACAAAATCTTCTCGCACATGGAGGAG GTGCGTAGGCTGAGAATACAACAGAGGATTAGAAATGCAGAGCTTGGAATTTTAAAGGAAGTGCAAGAGAATGAACTTCCTAATTTTCCATCATTCATTCCATTCTTGCCTCCTTTG ACTTCAGAAAACCTTAAACAGTATTATGCCTCGTGTTTTTCTCTTATTGCCGGGATTATCATTTTTGGGGGCCTTCTAGCACCCACT TTGGAGCTTAAGCTGGGAATTGGAGGCACATCATATGAAGATTTTATCCGAAGCATGCATCTACCAATGCAGTTGAG TCAGGTTGATCCCATTGTAGCATCATTCTCTGGAGGAGCAGTTGGAGTGATCTCAGCATTGATGGTGGTTGAAATAAACAATGTAAAACAACAGGAGCATAAAAGATGCAAATATTGTCTTGGAACTG GATATCTTGCTTGTGCTCGCTGTTCAAGCACGGGAGCATTGCTTCTTATTGAACCAGTATCAACAATAAGTGGTAGAGATCAACCTCTGTCACCACCTAAAACAGAAAGATGTTCAAATTGTTCAGGCTCTGGAAAG GTTATGTGCCCCACATGCCTTTGTACTGGAATGGCAATGGCAAGTGAACACGACCCTCGGATTGATCCCTTCGACTAG
- the LOC115962257 gene encoding U6 snRNA phosphodiesterase, whose translation MDALIASYGDASSDDSDNDTPNPPPPQTSNSQASSTTLLPPPPLFLLEPPNSLGNMESLQIGQAARVRTFPHVEGNYALHVYIPVYIPSTPKKDLALFLKKVTSLVPSLHVVDVDVPLNSLCKDDQKLAEVALGREFHISLGRTVPIRVHQIDSVVAMLWQKLQFQRRYLIDFSKWEVFVNDDHTRTFLSMEVITGGLAEITKQIQVVNEVYRLHNLPEFYKDPRPHISLAWALGDISDSLKRIVEEEMKRVNVRGSLQKCIFTSKFSGIECKIGQKTYKICKVQDD comes from the exons atggATGCCCTGATAGCCTCATACGGAGACGCATCCTCTGATGACTCTGACAATGACACCCCAAATCCACCACCACCTCAAACATCAAACTCTCAAGCCTCCTCAACGACCCTTTTGCCCCCacctcctctcttccttctcgAACCCCCAAATTCCCTAG GGAATATGGAGTCCCTGCAAATTGGTCAGGCTGCTAGAGTTAGGACCTTTCCCCATGTTGAAGGAAACTATGCTCTGCACGTCTACATCCCAG TTTACATACCATCTACACCAAAGAAGGATCTGGCCTTATTTCTGAAGAAGGTCACATCTCTTGTACCCAGTCTTCatgttgttgatgttgatgttccACTTAATAGTCTGTGCAAAGATGATCAAAAACTTGCTGAAGTTGCTTTAGGAAGGGAATTCCACATAAGTTTGGGAAGAACTGTCCCAATCCGGGTACACCAGATTGATTCAGTGGTGGCAATGCTTTGGCAGAAGCTTCAATTTCAGAGGCG gtatttgattgattttagtAAATGGGAAGTTTTTGTTAATGATGATCATACACGAACATTTTTATCCATGGAAGTCATTACAGGAGGATTGGCTGAG ATAACCAAGCAAATTCAAGTTGTTAATGAGGTTTATAGGCTTCACAATCTTCCTGAATTCTATAAG GATCCACGCCCCCATATATCCTTAGCTTGGGCATTGGGTGACATCAGTGATTCCCTAAAGAGAATAGttgaagaagaaatgaaaagagtAAATGTCAGGGGCTCATTGCAGAAATGCATTTTCACCAGTAAATTCAGCGGTATTGAGTGTAAGATTGGTCAGAAAACATATAAGATATGCAAAGTTCAAGATGATTAA